The following proteins are co-located in the Triticum aestivum cultivar Chinese Spring chromosome 1A, IWGSC CS RefSeq v2.1, whole genome shotgun sequence genome:
- the LOC123137543 gene encoding uncharacterized protein, translated as MSPCEKHGKASERLVAFEGTDTGRRFLACAEPEGQNCGFVEWVDHQWPPTMQNALLKLWAMVEDSKSARVNDNLESSFTIHHLTEEKNKLEANYDKLVQDVHELMSFQEDRVVDFRYLQDNLTYQQQCRSELLADMKAQMAKKDAEFEKLKQNYEVLLNLTRAQATVIQNLKLKHIKDKQLFSEDKMNLELKNAELTKSEEKLTQEKLELKLQIAELMKAEEKLKEKIKGIQAILEK; from the exons ATGTCGCCATGTGAGAAGCACGGCAAGGCATCTGAGAGGCTTGTCGCAtttgaaggaacagacacagggaGAAGGTTCCTAGCATGTGCAGAGCCG GAAGGGCAGAATTGTGGGTTTGTTGAATGGGTTGATCACCAGTGGCCCCCAACAATGCAAAATGCATTGTTGAAGCTGTGGGCCATGGTTGAAGATAGCAAGAGTGCTAGGGTGAATGATAATCTTGAAAGTTCTTTCACTATCCACCATCtgacagaagagaagaacaagctggAGGCCAACTATGACAAGTTAGTCCAAGATGTGCATGAACTTATGAGCTTCCAGGAGGACAGGGTGGTGGATTTCAGATATCTGCAGGATAACCTTACATATCAGCAGCAATGCAGAAGTGAACTGCTGGCTGATATGAAGGCACAGATGGCAAAGAAAGATGCAGAGTTTGAGAAGCTTAAGCAGAATTATGAAGTGCTACTGAACCTGACAAGAGCACAAGCAACAGTCATCCAGAACTTGAAGTTGAAGCATATTAAAGACAAGCAATTGTTTAGTGAAGATAAGATGAACTTGGAGTTGAAGAATGCAGAGCTCACAAAGtctgaggagaagctcacccaagagaagCTAGAGTTGAAGCTTCAGATTGCTGAGCTGatgaaggcagaggagaagctgaaggagaagatcaaggggatCCAGGCCATCTTAGAGAAGTGA